A genomic region of Arachis stenosperma cultivar V10309 chromosome 9, arast.V10309.gnm1.PFL2, whole genome shotgun sequence contains the following coding sequences:
- the LOC130949457 gene encoding uncharacterized protein LOC130949457 — MPLYAKFLKKLITKKRNWETKETIVLTEECSAIIQTKLPQKLKDPGSFQIPCIIGDITIEKALCDLGASINLMSLTMMRRMKIEEVKPTRMALQLADRTFKFPHGVVEDLLVKVGEFIFPTDFVVLDMEEEANTSIILGRPFLATAGAIIDVQKGKLVLRLHEEKMVFNV; from the coding sequence atgccactctatgccaagttcttgaagaaGCTTATAACCAAAAAGAGGAACTGGGAGACAAAAGAAACCATAGTATTGACTGAGGAGTGCAGCGCCATCATACAGACGAAGTTGCCTCAAAAGTTGaaggacccagggagttttcaaatcccctgcatcataggggacaTCACTATTGAGAAAGCTTTGTGTGATTTgggagctagcataaatcttATGTCCCTGACTATGATGAGAAGGATGAAGATTGAGGAAGTCAAGccaacaagaatggcactcCAATTGGCTGACAGAACATTTAAGTTTCCACATGGGGTGGTGGAAGACTTGCTAGTGAAAGTGGGAGAGTTTATTTTCCCTACTGATTTTGTTGTGCTAGACATGGAAGAAGAGGCCAACACGTCAATtatcctaggaagaccatttctagctactgctggagccatcattgatgtgCAGAAAGGGAAACTAGTCTTGAGATTGCATGAAGAGAAAATGGTCTTCAACGTCTAA